TTTCTTGAAGTCAAACGGTTCCAGTGCTATTTCATGACGTTGATACCCCTTACTACAATCTTGCACGATTAGTTTCTCGGCTTTCGACAGATAACTGGAGAACTCCCTTCCGGCATGAACCAGCGCAAAATTAATAGCGAATACCTGTCCGGCACGGTCACGGTCAAAACAAAGGTGGTGGACGGCATCCAGTGTTTCCGCTATCATTCCCTTAAATTGTTGTTGGCTCGGCGCCCCTCCGGTGGAGACAAACACCGAATCCTCCATATTCAGTTTGCCTGCGTTCAACTGGCAGAAAGCCATCGCGTCGAGCGCACTCTCAAACCAGTACATGTTTCTCACCTCTGTCAAAGCCAAGTGTTCCGGATTGCCTATCCATATTCCTTGCGTGGTGTTACTTCCGGCAGCCATACCCTTATATGCCATTTTTCCCTCTTGGTTCGGGCGGCTTCGTTCCTCCAATCCTACTTTCTCATCCGGCTTGCCCGGTAAGGTCAAAGGAAACGAGAGGTTGGTATATCGCTTGCCGTCCGTCCGTTGCTTCGTGGTCAGGAAGATGTCGTTGGCAAACAGCCGTTGGGTGGCGAGGTCGATCCCACGGTTCTTGAAGTAAGGATAGAATTTCTTCTGGCTCTCCCAGTTGCCCAAGTCAAAGCCTTGCCATTCGTAATCGTTGGCATTGAAGGGCTTGTTTTGCTTCTCCGGATTCAAGACACGGGTATTCCGTTCCGTTATGGGTTGGTTCAGCAGGCGGTTGCACACAAGGTTCACCAGCCTGTCCTTCGACATCCCCGGCGTGTATTCCGCGAAGAAATGCGGATGCTCCTTGATAAAGGATATGATGTTGTAGTTCCGTTGTTCAGGCGGCTGGAAGCAGCACATACCGTTTCGGGTGACAATGAACTTGTCACCCCGAATACGGCGGCCGTTGCTGTCCAGGCGCACGTAAGAGGGATATCGGATGCCGTCCTTGCGGTTCAGGTGGTACCCGGCATCTTGCAACACCTCTTGGATGTTGATGCGTTGCTTGAAATTTTCGTAGGTAAGTTCCGACATATATAATAAAGGTGTGTTTGTGTTGTGTTCTTTTTACAGGTTTACATTCCGTGGCGCATCTCGTGGCGGATATGCTCATTCGCCGCCGCCTCGAAGTTACGTGCGGCCACATCCATAGGCGTATCCACCCCGGGTTTGAAATAGGGGAGTGGCGTAGGCCCATGGTGATGATGCTCGGTGAATACCACCGGTCTTGAATGACAGTGGTGGTCATGTCCCAGCTCTGCAGCCACGGTTACGCCGGCAAGCAGGGCAGCCCCGATTTTCGCCCCCAACGGTGTCTGGTCTCTCGACTTCATATCCACTTCGCCGAACACTTTGGAGAACAGTTTCATGCGGTGGTAGTCGTCAATGGCCATAAACTTGTCGTATTGCTTCTGTGTAATCTCGTGGCTCACCCGTTCGCCGTCGATGATGGCGGTCATCTTGTATGTTCCCTCTTGTCCGGACGGTTCCACACGGATATCATCTACTGTCACCTCTCTGCCATGCCTTCCTTCGCGGTACCAACCTTTATCGGGACGGATTGCTGCAAGGTCATTGCCGTTCATCATCACGCCCTCCCTCGGCAAATCTTCTCTTAGTCCTTGTTCCGCTTTCGCCTGTTGCAGTCCGATTGAGTGTTGCCGGTTCAAGTCCTCCAGCACTTCCGGATGTAAGGGCAAGTTCACTGTTTCCCTGCCATTCAGCATTTCCAATGTTACTTTGCCGTCATAATCATCTTGGATTACCCCGTTGATGATTTCCAGCCGTTTCTCTACCGTGGCTTCTTCCAATGTGTTGGCGGTCAGTGCGGCAAGTTCCTCCGCTGTCAGGTCATATTGCAGGTCTGCCTCCACCGTGGCCGACTGCACGGTCAGCGTTTGTGTTTCGCTATCCACGATAATACCGTGGCTTGCTAAGCACTCCTGCCATTTCTCGTTGGTGAAATACACCGTCGAGGCTACCAGTTCCTTGTAGGGCTTGGCTGGTTCGTTGCTTCTCTGTCGGGTTTTTACAGGTGTCACCACGGTTTGCAACTCCTTCAGCACATCCTTCTCCGTTACCAGGGCGGTGGTGTGTCCTTTGTAATAGAAGCCGTAGCCGCCCGATTGTAGTTCCCCCGGCTTCATGCGTCCGTCCGGACGGTTCGGCACGATAGGCGCACCGGGATAGTAGAGGTTTCCGCCGATGCGCCGCAGGTGGAAGCCCCCTTGTTGCCGGGGTGTCCAGCCGAGAAAGCCGTGGCAGATTGGATGAAAAGGACGCATGGGCATTCCCACACGTCCGTATTCCCCGGTGCCGATACGGTAGCCGTGCAGCCCCATGGCAACCCGTCCGTTGGCGTTCCGGGCGTGTACGAAGTCTTTCGGCAGGTCGAAGTCGGCGGCCACGATGCTCGCAAAGGTATTGTAACACCGTTTGTTGGCAGAGTTCGTGCCCCAGTCGGTCAGCGCACGCAGTTGCTTTTCGCTGATAGGATAGGTCAGCAAGGGCGAATCATGCCCCTGCACAATCAAGGCAAACCCCTCGCTGCTTCCTGACAGGTATCCACGCATACCGTTACGCATTAGCAGGTCTTGCATTTCCGGTGGTAAGTCCAGCGGTCGGGGATTGGTATTCTTTCGGATTGACATATTGTATTCTCTTATTTTAATGGTTCAAAATCAAGCGTCTCCGTTCGCTATCGCTTCCTCCAGTTCCTTTTGCTTCATTTGCAGGAATCTTTCGGCGGTTCCGTCATTCATCGGCAGTTCACGCAGGCGGCAATACTGCTCATACTCCTGCTTCCATGCCTTTGAGTGATGGGTCACATACCCCAGCCACCCGAACACGCCGCTCTGCACTTTCTCCACAAGCGTTTCTTCCGGATAAAACCTCTCTAATTCATCATTCATAATCCCAAATTCATAATTGAGTTAATTCTTCATTCTTAATTTGTTCGTCCCGTTCTTCTTCATTTCCTCCCACATTTCTTCACTGTACTCCTTTTCCTCCACATAGTCCCAATTGCCCCGTTCGTCCATCATCCAACAGCCGAAGCACCCGAAGTTGTATTTTTTCAGCCCCTTCTTGCTCTGTTCACGCCACTGGCGTTCATCCCCGATACCGATGCGGATGCCGGTAGGGTCATGCAAGTCAATGCCGAGTGTCAGCATATTGCCTTCATCAACCAGTGTCAAAGGCTCACCGTTCTGCAGGCAGTTCAGTTCGGCGTTGCTCAGTTCAAAATAATCGCAGAAGTATTGCAGGTTGCGTCCGATGACGGGTGTCGGCACGGAAAGAATCTGTCCGGTGCCTTCGTCTATCTGGTGGAAGGCTTGCACCTGTCTGCCGTCCGCATCGGTCAGGGTGTCTATCACCGCTTTCCCGGCTTCCAGCTTTTGGCGGTTTGCCTCGCTAAATTGCTCCAATCGGCTTTGGGCAAGCACCGGATAAAACAGGATGTCCGCTTCCCTTGTTTCGGTTCTGACCAATGCGAAGCGTGTGCGCCCTTGTATGATATTCCCTCCTTCATCCGTGATATGGATAGGCAGCACTGGCGAACGGTAGCCGTCACATACCTGTTGCAACACCGATTGCGGCAAGTCGCCAATCATTTCACGGGTCAGTCCGAATTTTTCGAGGATGCTGTAAGGTATTTCTTCCTCTTTGAATTTGTGTTGATAGTTCATAATCCTTTGGGTATAAGTTCACTTTTGGGGGCAAAATAAATTCATCGTCTGCGCCTGCACCGGGCGGAAACGATAAATCGTTCCGTTTTTGAAGTTATTTATGGAAACACGGAAAAATCAGACTGTCAATCATACTCCATACAGAAAATTCAACCCATTTCCGGCGTGTGTCGGTTGTAAGTATGATTACCGGGTATGATGGCTTATACAAGGTTAAAGTTCAGTGCTTTTCCTCCGTTATATATCAAGTAGTCGAAGTTCTCTCCCTACTTTTGCCCGTATGAAAGTGATTCTTATATTATCCATGCTGTCGGTGTGTCTGTCCGCTAAAGCGCAGTTCCACACCGTAGCTAGGCATCAGCCTGTCTGTCGCATAGACACAAAAAAAGCCCTTTCCCCTGTAGGAAAGGTTTCCAATCCAAATAAGGAATCTGTCTCTACGGCAGGGAAATCCACAGCCCATGAGCATAGCGAGTGGGTACGGCGATACATGAGCGTGTCCTATCCGTTGAAGCGCATTACTGTCACTTCGCCTTACGGTTACCGTACCGACCCTTTCAGCAAGAAGCGCAGCCGGCACAACGGAATCGATCTGCGTGCCAAAGGCGAAGAAGCCTACGCCATGCTGTCAGGCGTGGTGGGCAGGGTGGGGCAGGACAAACGTTCGGGCAAGTTCGTCACCCTCCGTCACGGCGGTTACACCGTCAGCTATTGCCACCTTTCCCAAGTATTGGTTCGGCAAGGGACTTCCGTCATGCCCGGCGAGGTGATTGCCATTACCGGCAACACGGGACGCAGTACCGGCCCTCATTTGCATCTTACCTGCAAATATAAGAATCATTGTGTCGACCCGGATATTCTTTTGCAGTTCATCCGTGAAACGAAGAATGAAGCGGTAACACAATTGGGTGTTTTGGAGTGATTTTTTTATATTGTACTTTTGGGGGAAGCAGCTCTTAAGTGAAGCAATTATATTATCTATCAGTTAAATCCTAACGAAGACAATTCGTCCCTGTCTTATACAGGGACTTGGCCAAGTTTTTTCTTCAAATACCAGACGACAATTCCATTGTAGGGTTTATACTTGCCGTCACGGTCTTTCGTATTCCAGTGGTTTAATAGGTTCCTTATTTGGGTCGCTTTCCAATGCCTTTTTTTTTGCAGTTGCTGAATCACCCCTTTCAAAGTGGACTTGCGGTTGTTCTTCAACAAAGAATGGTTTAGATTGAGAATTTCATTTATTTCTGTATCATACTGTTCTATTCCACACTTTATTGTCCCGTCCTTAGTGCTATATGATAGTGTGTCAATGAAAGATTGGTCAAACAAGTTGAAAGAAACATCATTGTTCCCTTTTGATTTGTCACAGTGGAATTTGCAGTCGATTGCACCGGGACAGCAAATCACCATGTTTCGGTAATCAAGTTTGCGGTCCTCATGCTTCTCCCTGCAAAGTATATGGTCGATTCGGGTTGTTTCATTACTATTAGCGTCCTTGGCAGGAATCCGCCGCATGCAATATGCGCATATATAACCTTGTTCTTTTAATAGGGAAGAACGTAATTCGGGTTTAGATTGGTAAACCGCTCCAGGAGTCTGGCGATAAGCAGTCCATTCCTTAGGTTCCGCATTCTTATCAATTTTCCTCATCGTCCTCTACAATAGAAAAATCCAACATAGCCTCGGCTTCGGCCAGCTCTGGCAACTTGTCTCCAAAACGTGCTTGCATCTCTCGTAAGAACGTACGGGCTTCTTCCGAACCGGAATCTATTAAATCGAACAGTTTGCCCAACAGGTTGTCTACCTCTTGTGCTCTTGGAGTTTGATTCAATATCACATCGGTTATTGTGGATGCATCCATGCCGTATGTCTGTCTTTCCTGGATATGATAGTTCTCATTCTCATAGTTCAATTGATAAACAATATTATCAGCATTATTTTCAATACTGGTCATTACCATTGGAGCATGAGTTGTCACTATGAACTGAATCATAGGAAAAGCATTATGCAATCCTTGCAACACCCTTGCCTGAAGAGTAGGATGCAAGTGCATATCTATCTCATCAATCAATACTGTGCCTTTTGTCAGTAATGCAGATTCGGCACCGTATAGACGGCCGTTGAGCAAGGCGCAGCGAAAGGCGATATCCGTAACGATATTCACCAGACGTCTGTAGCCGTCTGACAAGTGGTCGGCATCTACTTCGCGTCCATCGGAGAATACATAATATACTTTCCCCTGATTGTGCCGGATGTGCATATCCTGAATGATACCGCATCCCTTGTTATTGGTTCCCAAAGCATTGGCAATGGCTGTTCGTACCGTCTCTATTTCGTGCAGGTTCTTTTGTCCTTCTTGCAATATCAGCAGTCGTTTCAACCAATAGCGGAAGAAGCCGTCTCCATTCAGACACTCATAGTAACCAAAGGAGGTTTTCTGTGCATATTCCTTGAATTTGCTCGCATTGATATTCCGGTTGGCATGGATATCTTCTGTTGAGAAGCTGCACCACACAGGCAATGCTTCATTGCTACTTATTATTGTTTTGGCGTAATTGCGGTAATTCTCGATACCACCGATTAAGGCACGGTTGTTCTTTTTGCTGTTTTTCTGGATGATATATTCTTCTTCTTTCTGTCCGGGAATGAAATCCCCGTCTGCCATTGCAGTTGCCGCATATTGATTGGAATCAGGAACAAAGTAAATCTTCACCGGCTGTTCCGGTTGGATGTTTCCATTGATTATCTGTACGGTAAAATCGTCATCTCCCGGACTGGTCCAACGCGTATTTTCATCACTGTATCCTGCAAAAAAGGAACTCAATACATACTGGCAAGCTTTTAAAACGGTTGTTTTTCCACTTGCATTATCACCGATAAGCAAATTTATTCCGG
The Bacteroides caecimuris DNA segment above includes these coding regions:
- a CDS encoding toprim domain-containing protein, with product MSELTYENFKQRINIQEVLQDAGYHLNRKDGIRYPSYVRLDSNGRRIRGDKFIVTRNGMCCFQPPEQRNYNIISFIKEHPHFFAEYTPGMSKDRLVNLVCNRLLNQPITERNTRVLNPEKQNKPFNANDYEWQGFDLGNWESQKKFYPYFKNRGIDLATQRLFANDIFLTTKQRTDGKRYTNLSFPLTLPGKPDEKVGLEERSRPNQEGKMAYKGMAAGSNTTQGIWIGNPEHLALTEVRNMYWFESALDAMAFCQLNAGKLNMEDSVFVSTGGAPSQQQFKGMIAETLDAVHHLCFDRDRAGQVFAINFALVHAGREFSSYLSKAEKLIVQDCSKGYQRHEIALEPFDFKKVTASLGIYALSPDLEDAVLKYMKMGDGYLQEMYMNRRDNYEISRTDGSTSKEELEEMKNDLHAISEALQILSQPGTPAMRRIIYEPAAEGYKDWNDQLLDKRMETEEKKPDDWEISGKATLNRALSDLPEINPEHIRTGLYDEADHEAVRKRIERAEKVVQSFEVNDKGMPDKGFQEMYEIQEELARLETDITNSLSGMREEYQSSFHR
- a CDS encoding DUF4099 domain-containing protein, encoding MNYQHKFKEEEIPYSILEKFGLTREMIGDLPQSVLQQVCDGYRSPVLPIHITDEGGNIIQGRTRFALVRTETREADILFYPVLAQSRLEQFSEANRQKLEAGKAVIDTLTDADGRQVQAFHQIDEGTGQILSVPTPVIGRNLQYFCDYFELSNAELNCLQNGEPLTLVDEGNMLTLGIDLHDPTGIRIGIGDERQWREQSKKGLKKYNFGCFGCWMMDERGNWDYVEEKEYSEEMWEEMKKNGTNKLRMKN
- a CDS encoding M23 family metallopeptidase, encoding MKVILILSMLSVCLSAKAQFHTVARHQPVCRIDTKKALSPVGKVSNPNKESVSTAGKSTAHEHSEWVRRYMSVSYPLKRITVTSPYGYRTDPFSKKRSRHNGIDLRAKGEEAYAMLSGVVGRVGQDKRSGKFVTLRHGGYTVSYCHLSQVLVRQGTSVMPGEVIAITGNTGRSTGPHLHLTCKYKNHCVDPDILLQFIRETKNEAVTQLGVLE
- a CDS encoding AAA family ATPase, giving the protein MKQIRLEHFRCYTDLSIDFKSGINLLIGDNASGKTTVLKACQYVLSSFFAGYSDENTRWTSPGDDDFTVQIINGNIQPEQPVKIYFVPDSNQYAATAMADGDFIPGQKEEEYIIQKNSKKNNRALIGGIENYRNYAKTIISSNEALPVWCSFSTEDIHANRNINASKFKEYAQKTSFGYYECLNGDGFFRYWLKRLLILQEGQKNLHEIETVRTAIANALGTNNKGCGIIQDMHIRHNQGKVYYVFSDGREVDADHLSDGYRRLVNIVTDIAFRCALLNGRLYGAESALLTKGTVLIDEIDMHLHPTLQARVLQGLHNAFPMIQFIVTTHAPMVMTSIENNADNIVYQLNYENENYHIQERQTYGMDASTITDVILNQTPRAQEVDNLLGKLFDLIDSGSEEARTFLREMQARFGDKLPELAEAEAMLDFSIVEDDEEN